The following coding sequences are from one Lolium rigidum isolate FL_2022 chromosome 6, APGP_CSIRO_Lrig_0.1, whole genome shotgun sequence window:
- the LOC124660403 gene encoding E3 ubiquitin-protein ligase RGLG2-like produces the protein MGGSQSRSESRDGSGRGRYAHSGSFQQPAPPQYPPPYQPYGDAQGASYPYGAPPPQQGGYAAPYPAYQPAPVAAPPAARGGGASKPRTLDRRYSRIADDFQSVEQVTDALAQAGLESSNLIVGIDFTKSNEWTGKFSFHGRSLHHISSVPNPYEQGISILGQTLSKFDEDNLIPCFGFGDASTHDQDVFCFYPDERPCNGFSEALERYRELVPHLRLAGPTSFAPIIEMAMTIVEQSGGQYHVLLIIADGQVTRSVDTASGQLSAQEQKTVDAIVRASELPLSIVLVGVGDGPWDMMKEFDDNIPARAFDNFQFVNFSEIMSKNMPQSRKEAAFALSALMEIPQQYKATVELGILGRRSLKAPVRVPLPPPAGSHDAYSYGAKSFSKPTTSSSYPPYETAHTAAPAAPSSAYDNQVCPICLVNPKDMAFGCGHQTCCECGQTLQSCPICRTPISTRIKLY, from the exons ATGGGAGGGAGCCAGTCCAGGAGCGAGTCGCGGGACGGGAGCGGCCGCGGCAGGTACGCCCACTCGGGCTCCTTCCAGCAGCCGGCGCCGCCGCAGTACCCCCCGCCGTACCAGCCCTACGGCGACGCGCAGGGGGCATCATACCCGTACGGCGCGCCCCCGCCGCAGCAGGGCGGGTACGCCGCGCCCTACCCGGCCTACCAGCCCGCGcccgtcgccgcgccgccggccgcgcgggGAGGAGGGGCATCCAAGCCTCGGACCCTCGACCGGCGCTACTCGCGGATCGCCGACGACTTCCAGTCCGTCGAACAG GTTACCGATGCTCTGGCTCAAGCTGGACTCGAGTCTTCGAATCTTATCGTAGGTATTGATTTCACCAAGAGCAACGAATGGACAG GCAAATTCTCCTTCCATGGGCGTAGTTTACACCACATTAGCAGTGTACCAAATCCTTATGAACAAGGAATCTCCATTCTTGGGCAGACATTGTCGAAATTCGACGAAGATAACTTGATTCCCTGCTTCGGATTTGGAGATG CATCAACACATGACCAAGACGTCTTCTGTTTTTATCCTGATGAGAGACCTTGCAATGGATTCTCAGAAGCTCTCGAGCGATACAGGGAACTAGTTCCACATTTGCGCTTAGCTG GACCGACATCCTTTGCACCGATTATTGAGATGGCCATGACCATTGTGGAGCAAAGTGGCGGGCAATACCATGTTCTGTTGATAATTGCTGACGGGCAG GTTACAAGGAGTGTAGATACTGCATCTGGGCAGCTGAGTGCGCAAGAGCAAAAGACTGTTGATGCCATTGTGAGGGCCAG TGAATTGCCGTTATCTATTGTATTAGTAGGGGTTGGTGATGGCCCCTGGGACATGATGAAGGAATTTGATGATAACATTCCTGCCCGGGCTTTTGACAATTTTCAA TTTGTGAATTTTTCGGAGATAATGTCCAAAAACATGCCACAATCAAGAAAAGAGGCAGCATTTGCTCTTTCAGCTTTAATGGAGATACCGCAACAGTACAAAGCAACTGTGGAGTTGGGAATCTTAGG CCGTCGCTCTTTGAAGGCTCCAGTAAGGGTTCCTCTACCTCCCCCCGCTGGAAGCCATGATGCTTATTCATATGGAGCGAAAAGCTTTAGTAAACCAACCACCTCATCATCTTATCCTCCTTATGAAACTGCACATACTGCAGCCCCTGCTGCACCTTCTTCTGCTTATGACAATCAG GTTTGCCCTATCTGCCTTGTGAACCCGAAAGACATGGCTTTTGGCTGTGGACACCAG ACCTGCTGTGAGTGTGGGCAGACACTGCAATCATGTCCAATATGTCGTACTCCAATCTCCACAAGAATAAAGCTATATTAG
- the LOC124661403 gene encoding probable proline transporter 2 — translation MASSSLDIEAAQAHKDGGDGGYTTAATAHAVDTDSWQQVGLLLVTGFNCGYVLSFSNLMMVPLGWWWGAACLLLVAGAAWYANWLLAGLHLVDGHRFIRYRDLMGSVFGRKMYYITWFLQFATLLLVSMGFILLGGRALKAISAEFMGDSTPRLQWFIAAAGAVYLVFAYFVPTLSAMRNWLATSAALTVTFDVALLAVLVKDGRSSKHTDYSTHGTQLEKVFSALGAVAATLVCNSSGLLPEIQSTLRKPSVSNMRRALALQYTVGAAAYYGITVAGYWAYGAAASEYLPNQIGGPRWTSVLINAAAFLQSIVSQHMFAAPIHEAMDTRLQRLDEGMFSRHNMARRLVARGVLFSVNVFVTALFPFMGDFVNLFGSFALFPLTFIFPSMMVLKIKGRCDGRWHRLWHWGIIAVASVLGIATSAAAVRLIAHNISVYRFFADV, via the exons ATGGCTTCCTCTTCGCTCGACATCGAGGCAGCCCAAGCGCACaaggacggcggcgatggcggatACACAACCGCAGCCACTGCTCACGCGGTAGACACAG ATTCATGGCAGCAGGTCGGGCTGCTGCTGGTGACGGGGTTCAACTGCGGCTACGTGCTCAGCTTCTCCAACCTGATGATGGTGCCGCTGGGGTGGTGGTGGGGCGCCGCCTGCCTGctcctcgtcgccggcgccgcctgGTACGCAAACTGGCTCCTCGCCGGACTCCATCTCGTCGACGGCCACAGGTTCATCCGCTACAGGGACCTCATGGGCAGCGTTTTCG GGAGAAAAATGTACTACATCACCTGGTTCCTGCAGTTCGCCACCCTGCTCCTGGTGAGCATGGGCTTCATTTTACTTGGTGGAAGAGCTCTCAAG GCAATCAGCGCCGAGTTCATGGGCGACTCCACTCCGAGGCTGCAGTGGTTCATCGCAGCGGCGGGCGCCGTGTACTTGGTCTTCGCCTACTTCGTGCCGACGCTGTCCGCCATGAGGAACTGGCTCGCCACCTCCGCCGCGCTCACCGTGACCTTCGACGTCGCCCTCCTGGCCGTGCTCGTCAAAGACG GGAGATCGAGCAAGCACACGGACTACAGTACCCACGGGACCCAGCTGGAGAAGGTGTTCAGCGCACTGGGCGCCGTCGCTGCTACCCTCGTCTGCAACAGCTCCGGGCTGCTCCCCGAGATACAG tcgaCGCTGCGGAAGCCGTCGGTGTCCAACATGAGGCGGGCGCTGGCGCTGCAGTAcacggtgggggcggcggcctaCTACGGGATCACCGTGGCCGGCTACTGGGCGTACGGCGCCGCCGCGTCGGAGTACCTACCCAACCAGATCGGCGGGCCGCGTTGGACCTCCGTGCTCATcaacgccgccgccttcctccagaGCATCGTCTCGCAGCAC ATGTTCGCGGCGCCGATCCACGAGGCGATGGACACGCGGCTGCAGAGGCTGGACGAGGGCATGTTCTCGCGCCACAACATGGCGCGCCGCCTCGTCGCCAGGGGAGTCCTCTTCAGCGTCAACGTCTTCGTCACAGCGCTCTTCCCCTTCATGGGCGACTTCGTCAATCTCTTCGGCTCATTCGCGCTCTTCCCGCTCACCTTCATCTTCCCCAGCATGATGGTCCTCAAG ATCAAAGGTCGATGTGACGGGAGATGGCACAGGCTCTGGCACTGGGGTatcatcgccgtcgcctccgttctcGGAATTGCGACATCCGCCGCAGCTGTCCGTCTCATCGCGCACAACATCAGCGTGTACCGTTTCTTCGCCGACGTGTAA